The following coding sequences lie in one Populus nigra chromosome 15, ddPopNigr1.1, whole genome shotgun sequence genomic window:
- the LOC133674203 gene encoding protein GLUTAMINE DUMPER 5-like, with protein MRHISHLDTTISTTKAAATSPSPSPPAVVQPRSPWHSPVPYLFGGLAAMLGLIAFALLILACSYWRISGRLDSENEGNDLESGNEKEGKPENKVFEEKFLVIMAGNEKPTFLATPVCSKASSFVAKIDNQEEAKTESTPTGHDDKVKNQEMIGDSHDQVATTTTEENTETQENQQAQEQN; from the coding sequence atgaGACACATTAGCCACCTTGACACCACCATCAGCACCACAAAGGCAGCAGCCacttcaccatcaccatcaccaccagCAGTAGTCCAACCTCGCTCACCGTGGCACTCACCAGTGCCATACCTCTTTGGAGGTTTAGCAGCTATGTTGGGGTTGATTGCTTTTGCTTTATTAATCTTGGCTTGCTCTTACTGGAGAATTTCTGGTCGTTTAGACAGTGAAAATGAAGGTAATGATCTTGAAAGtggaaatgaaaaggaaggAAAGCCAGAGAATAAGGTTTTTGAAGAGAAGTTTTTGGTTATTATGGCTGGAAATGAGAAGCCAACATTTTTAGCCACTCCTGTTTGCAGCAAAGCCTCTTCCTTTGTAGCCAAGATTGATAACCAAGAAGAAGCGAAGACAGAGAGTACACCTACTGGTCATGATGACAaggtgaaaaatcaagaaatgattGGTGACAGCCATGATCAAGTAGCAACAACTACAACTGAAGAAAATACAGAGACGCAAGAGAACCAGCAAGctcaagaacaaaattaa